AGGTGTTgctaaaaaatcaagaaagcaCAACTAGAATCGTCGAATATTTAATCCGATGGAAAGACATTGACGATTTATATGCTGATCTACGTCCCGTGTTCGAATATGAACAAAGTGTGAAATATCAGCAATTTTTAGATACACTTCTGCTAACAAATCTCTTGCTCCACAAAACGACTGTtgaggatttttttaaaattctcaaTTCAAAACTTctggaaaacattttccagCGCATCTTCATCGCTACAGTCCCACGCAGTGCGAACCTCAGTGCAAATGTTGAAACAGTGCCAACCATGCCTTCTAGTATCACCGTCGACGAACCAACTGATTCGAATCATCCGCAGTCCAATGATGTGGCCTTACTCTTCAATGAGACAATGcgaaaaattttcaaccaAAAGCCTATGGATGTTTCAAGACTAGCTAATTCTACACCCGATTATTTACTACCGTTCGTCGTGCCTATTGTCGAAACGAAATTGAAAACGCTCTCAAGTTTTAGCTGGGAAGACTATCGCTACTTTGCCCAACAAGAAGATATTAATTTCGTCAATTTTCCTCAATCTAAACAAGGGATCGACGCCATGGTTTCGAAGATGACTGTTGACCTTGTGAAATCAGGATCGTTTCAGGACGTTGCTTCATTAAAACTAGTCTTGCTAGGATTGACTGAAATTGAGGGTAGCATTCCTTTTCTCAAGCGCCCAAAGATAGTAGATCTCAGAGAAGTTATGAGCAGTTTGCCTCTAAAATTCTTCCAGAATCTGCACTCTGTTGTGAAGAAACATGGAACTACGGTCGACAAAACTTTGAAACCTTACCGCAACGGAAGCACACGGAGCGTAGTTGTGCAGCTAGAGAATCACTTTGACCAGCTAGACGAAATTCTTAAGAAAATCCAAAGCCGGAAAGTTCCACTGATTGAATTGGCAAGTCTCAATGTAAGTTCATCTTGTTGTCTgttctttttataaattttttttttttttctaaaactaatatttttatgattaCTTTTCAATGCTAGGATCCACAAGTACAAGATTGTTTGAAGAATCTTGGTCTGACAGAATGTAAACAAGTTAAATTTCGCCAAGAAGTCGAAGAATTGAGACAACGACATTGCCTGTACGCCTTTCTCTACAGCAGATATTCCCGTTCTGATGTGATCAcccaaaatcccgaagacagCCATGAAGATGACGATGCAAATGTCAGCCATCTAAAAACCACTCAACTCTTTGATTCCAAAGAATGGGAGGCTTACCTGAACGACATTGATTCAGAGATGAGTAATTTAACTCTGGAAGAAGCCTTATCATTGCCGGTACCTCTATCAACCATTTCTGCACAATGGCTGTTTGGACTCAAGGATTGTGCTTTGTTTACTGAAAAAGTATGGCTTCCAAACGTCAAGTCTCAGGTTATTTATCCATTGTGCAAAGAAGATTTGAAAGTCTTCGTACGTGAATGCGCCGCCAAATGGAAGGAATTGGCCAGCACCGTTGCCCGCGGAACCGTTTCATTCAAGCAAATGGATGAAATCAGCAAATTACAACCGGATCCCAATGTTCTTTCGCAAAGTCATCTGACGCCTCAACCAGTTAAAGGCGTTGCAAAAGCATACAAGGATTTCCGAAATCTTCAAGATTTACGACACCTCATCGGCCCATTTGTGACGGCTCTTCGATTCTTCTCgatcaaagaaaaaggccCCATCGACAGTCTGTACGATTTCGTGTGCAAAAACTTGTTAAGAAATTGGGATAGTACGACTTTGGTCCAGATCGCAGAAACGGGAATTCTCCGACTAGTGAATGAAGAACTGAACATCGACTTGGAACGACCCGAAACACGGAATGCAATGCAGTTTGTTGGTTCCCTAAcaaccaaaaaggaaaatcgtTCTCCGCTTATAGAATGGCTGAGAGAAAAGGACGAAAAAGACATGGAAGCTATGGGGAAAATTTTACAAGGAACTCTGTTGGAGGCCTACGGTAATTTGgtttaaaaaatctcattttaattgttatttaacGTGATAGTTTTACTTCAGGTCAGCTGCAGACTCTCAGAACTCGGATCGCTCCTTTTCTGCACAACGAATTCAATACGTACCAGGAATTGTTGCTAGAAGTTCGTAACTCAGAAGAACGTTTTGCCCAGCGCCTTTCTGGCCGCGTTCAGCCGATTGATTGCAATTGGCTTACGGAAATTCTTCCCGAAATTCAAGCTGCTATTCGCGCCAGTATAATTTCACCATCAGAAGATGCGAAAGAGAAACTAATCAAGCTCCGACAAGTTGCTATCAATCCCCAAAACGAATCCTACTCGATTGAAATTCGCTTGGAACAGACAGGATCGCTTTCAATGGAAGAACTCAAGCAAGCTTTCCAGCTGCTGGACATGACCCTCATGGATGACGATGTCGATAGCCAATTCCTTGCTAGCCGAATTCGAAGAAACGTTGGGCTAATCGAGAAACTGGCAGAAGTTTTCGGTCATCTTTTCGTCTCTGGGTGCATCAGATACACTTTCAGCGATCGAATTGTCATTGAATTGGACGATTTGGAAAACGAAATTCAACTCATGCGTGAGCAGCTCGAAAGTTGGACTCATCATTGGAAAGAAGTCGAAGGATTGCCCCTTTTAGCGCTCTTCTCTCGCGATTATCTGCTTCAGCTGGCCGACTTGATTGGCCGAAACAAAGTAGAAGATGTCCTGTCGATTTTAAGGATTTTACTGCCATCAccatcattgaaaatggagacGTTAGTCGTTCAACTGGTTCAACGGTCCCCTcgcatcgacgacgacgaagattgGCTCTCAACCGCCAAACTGTTTCAAATTCTTCGAGATATGCATCAACTAATTGAAGTCGTGTTTCGTGAAAGAAGCCCAGAGTTCGTCCTCCCGCCATTTCTCGTTTCCTATGGTCGGACCCTACAGCTACACTTCATTGACAAAGCAGTCGTTATTTTAAACGTTTCGCGAGAACTTTTGGTTGGAACTGCATTGGCCGCCTACATCTCACTGACTCGTCAGCCCATTGAACCCAGCCGAATTCTTTTCGTGACGACAAACACGGGAAAAATTGAGGTGGAACGATTCATGAAACTTTGGTCTGTGGCTAACGTTGCCCAAGACTTCTTCGTGATTGTGCACATGGAGAGACTTTCTGCCGCTGCTGCAAATGCTGTCCGTGAAGGTGTGGATCGAGTTTTACCGGAAAACCAATGTAAGCTCCTGCTACTGGCTCAGCATCATCACCGTGTCCAGTCAACGAAAGCACTCGGCGCTCGACTCGGTCTCGTTTCCGACCGTCTGATTGAAATCAACTTTACAGCCGACCATTTGCGGCAGTGCTTTTCAATCCTTTTGCCCAACGCAGTGAATCTTCATTTCTTCACGTCAAAATTTCCAGGTTGTGGCAAAAGTCAACAAGCGATGCGAAAAGCTTCGGACCTGATGTCACTCCCCGATTATTATCGCATTTGTGTAAGAACCGGATCCGTCGAAGAATTGCTGGCCAGCttgaagaaaatagaaaacctTTCCAGTCAGTCGAGGAAACGCgctgtttttcttcatctggATGTCGCCCACTCCGTGTCGCTCGAGTTCAACGACATTTTGCTCTCATTACTCATCCATGGAGCCCTTTACGATCCCAAAAAGGCCAAGCTAGGATATTGGACGATCTCTCCACAGACCACCATCGCTCTGGAATTCGCCTCGCCTTATGGACCGGACGAATTTCCCGTCATTTCTTACCTTGGAGAACACCACGTTTGTGAATGCAGCAAATCCTTTTTCACGTACGATTTACCCGTGATGCCACGGATCCTTGGCCAGCAAATTACAGTCAACCGCTCCAATGCCCTTGTAGCGGCTGGAAAGTTCCTCCAACTCAAAGAAGCTGGACTAGAAGGATTACGCGTGTGGGATGATCTCTCTTCACTGCCCGAAACCATCACTGTAGATCCTCTACCGGCAGAAGTAACTTTTGATCTGTTAGCGGCCGCCTTCCAGCATTCAGAAAATCGAAATGCTCCCACTTTCAGCGCCCTGAATGCCATGGCCTCCTTTCTTTATCGCCATATCTCGGCCATGATGAAATGTGTGTGGTTCAATAGCTCGGCTGTTCACCTGTTTGAGCGTGAAGATTTGGCTCAACTCTTCAAGCTGAATGTTTTCAACATGCTTCAAAAAGTGGCCAATGACAGCATTGCCCGGTGCTGGTCAATAGTCGATCAGGGAAGGAAAATGGCAGAGATGGATTGGATCAACCGTCAACGAGCTATGATCTTGCTCGGAGTCGACGAGGATGGATTGTTCACCGGTATGAACATTGTCGGACGTGACGCGGTCGCCTTGAAAAGTATGTTTCACGCCAGCTTGCTGCCCATTCTGGAGCTGCAGTGTCTGCGGTTTCAGGAGCTCCATGGATTtagaaatttgattgaaaccaCACACGGCGCCGAAGTTATTCTGAACGCAATGAGATCGCTCTTGCTCCTGGACGGAACCGCCTCCAGTGCTGTGAAAGTCACTCAACTGGACAGCCACCCTAAAAACACTCCAGCTAGTCTACGTTTAAGCCAACTTACTAAGCAGGAACAAGGGTAAGTTGAAACATTATTTAAACATTGTccaatatttcttttattaaattaCAACTTTTGTTCGTTAGGTACGTGCTGACGGGGGATAATATCACGAAAATGATGTTCGCTCTTTATCGGATTCGCTGTGGCCTGCCCGTTGTTGCCTTTGGAGAAGCTGGCGTTGGCAAAAGTGCTCTTTTCCGATTCCTGATTCAGACGTTACTGGGGCACACATTCGAAGTGTGTAACGTGAACAGCGGAACTACAATTCAAGACGTGACGGAGATTATCGAGTCGGCAATGAGAAACGCCATGAAACCCGGAGCTCAAATCTTTCTATTTTTCGACGAAATGAACACGGCCGATCCTCCTGTCATCGCTTTCTTCAAAGAGTTGATGCTCGATCGCCACTACCGTGGAACTATTCTGCCCGAAAATGTGCATCTAATGGGCGCCGCCAATCCTTACCGACACTTGCACGAAGTTGACAAAGAAGCCGCTGTTGGACTGGCTTTTCGCTTTGCCCAGCCAACCCAAAACGACGATGGGAGCAACACTGGAACTGACGTGCGGAGTTTGGTGTACCGCGTCAACGAGTTACCGCTAGCCTTTTATGATCACATTTACGATTTCGGTCACCTCTGCAACGAAGCCGAGAACACCTACATTGATGAAATTTGTCAACACGGACTGCCGAAATCGAAATTCCATGTGGATTGCGTCAAATGGTTCTCCGatctcattaaaaaaagtCACCGAGTAGCTAGAGCGTTGAGTGTCGATCCTGATTCAGCCGTGTCCCTTCGTGATGCTGCTCGAGCTGTCCAACTCTTCCGCTGGTTTTGTCAAGCGCCGGCAGCTCAAAAAATGTCCAAAAATGATGCGAGAAAAGCCGCAGATTTGACCATCTATCTGGTCTACGCATTTCGGTTTCACCAACGCAAGATTTTTTTGGAGAATGTCTTTGGAAAAAATCAATCCGCAACCAAGAATATGACGGAAGTGTCCAGAATTATCGCCGAAATGCTGTACGAACAGGCGCACGGAGCTTCCATTGGCTCCGGCGCCATTGCATTGAACGACGCCCTTTGTGAGAATCTTTTCGCCTTGTACGTTTGCGTACTAAATGGTAATTATTATCTACAATTTGAAATTAGTCATCAAATGttaattttctccttttcgtgTTAACAATTCAGgaattttcttgattattGTTGGACGCCCCGGATCATCGAAATCTTTGTCAGTGGAAATCCTCAAGCTGGTTCTATCTCCTGGCAATCACACACTCCGGCACAGTTTAGGAGATTTGCCGGCCATCACTGAACTTTATTTCCAGTGCTCTCCGATGTCAACATCTTCCGGATTCAAAGCCCTTTTTGAATCGGCCCAGCGACTCGGTGTTGACCCGAAGACTATGCTGGCCATGGTGGTGCTGGATGAACTCGGCCTGGCTGACATATCACCAGAAAAACCAATCAAAGTGTTGCACGCCGAACTAGAACGCCAATCAGTTTTGACATCCGGCGAAAAGCAACAATCCCCCTTTTCGGTAGTTGCCCTCAGTAATTGGGTGGTTGACGCTGCCCAGGTGAATCGTGGTATCCTGATTTTACGCACGCCAGCTAATAAAAAGGATCTACTGGAATCGGCCAATCAGTTGGCTGATTCTTTAATCGCCAAATACGCCAAAGACTCGGATAGGATGCGCATCCGTCAGACGCTGATCGAAAGCCTAGAGAGTGTTGTCAGCACCTATCAAGAACTGGATAGAAGAGAAGACATCGGTGGCGGACATTTTTTCTCCATgagagattttttcttctgcgtCAAGAATTTCGTCTGCTCGGTTTTCGAGACTGTCAGTCGTCTGGGAGATGTGGGCGATGTTCGTATTTCTCGACATCTTTTGATTCAGTCGGCTATTCGCAATTTTGGTGGTCACGAATAAGCTCGAGAGTTGGTCAGAAAAACTATGGCTGCTAACCTTGCCATGAATGTAAATTGCCTACCAGCGACGTCGCCGCTAGGTCTCATCGTCTCCAACATCCAGGATTCTTCTAAACCGCTATCGATTCACATCGCCAGACATTTGATGATTCTCAACCGGTCCCTGATTGGTTTACAACTCCTCAACCGCCACGTTAAAAGTAAATTGGACAAGGGAGCCAACTGGAACGTTCTCTTCGGTTCCTGTTTCCCAGGCGATTTACAAGTTACAGCCGTGACGAGAAAATTGCGCCAAGTGGAACAAGCCATCCGGGCGGGCGGCGTACTCATCCTGTGTCACGCTGATCAGTTGTTCGAATCACTCTACATGGTCCTGAATCAACAATACTGGGCTCAAGGTGAAGTCACCATGACTCAGATTGCTCTGGGTCCTTCCATCCGAGCCATTGCTCTTCCCAGCGGACCGTTTCGAATCATCGCCCTGCAGGATACCGACGTGGCACTCAATCGAGAGTTGATGTCTCCAGCCATTTTGTCCAGATTTGAAAAGCACGAACTGAGACCTTCTCATCTCCTAGATAACACCGGGAAAACATGGCTGAATGCTATTGAGTCGCATTCCATCTGGTTAGCTGTTCCGGAAGTGATCAAGAGACAAAAGCTGATCTACGGTTATCACGAAGAATCCCTCGCTTCCTTGGCTCTCCATTTGCAGGATGGAGGAATCAAGATGGACTTCAAAAAAGTAGACAAAGAGGGTCCAAATTTTGCGAATACTATCTGGATGCGAGCCGCCGACCCAATGGCCATGATCAAATTGGAACGGAATTCCAGTTGCCATTGTCCCTCATTGAAGGATTTTTGCTTGTACTACcgcaacaattttgttttggaaAGCATTGACGACGCTCTCCGGAATGTCAGATCGAATCGAATGGTCATCATGACCAAAACACTTCGCCATTTGGAGATTACCCTGGTCGACTCATTCACTATCCGGCTGTTTGACGTCCAAAGTGAACTTGAATTCATCCGGCTGCTGGATTCCATCGACGATGAAGATTTAGCTGATCCCGACTTCTGTCTCATTGTCCAGTACGACGCGGTGACTGGTCCGATCGAGCAATTTCAACTGGCCAAGTTCGAAGTGGACCAACGTTTTGAAAAAACCAAATGCCGTGTCGCTTTCGTCGTTCACGTCGATCCACGCCCAATCAATATGCACTGGGTCTTTTCCTTTGGCGATGGTTGGGACTATTGCTTCGTTGACGAGGTCCTTCATAGCGGCCTAGCAAATCAACACCAAATACCATTACGAGAGCTCATCCGATCGCCTGGTGACCAAATGTTGTCGAAGTTTATCGAAAATTTGCCGAACGAATCGTTCAAGTCATTGCTGCTGGAAATGCTCGGTCCCGTTTTGCAGACAAGCCTTGCCAGCTTACGTTCTTTCTTGGGGCAATTCTACAGTGGAATGCGGACGGCCTTAGGACTACCAGGCAATGAACTCTTGCTCGAATTGCTGAAAGGTATTCACAGGCCTagtattttatatttaaagaaacgttttgattttgaatttttttttatcaacagAGTGTTTAATAGCCCAAGTAAAAGAGAGCAGAATCACCTGGAACGTAGTCGAGGCCTTCATTGACTCCaattttgattcttcttcttcattgacACAGAGTCTGTGGGGTGTTTTCAAGCACAAAATCAGCAACCCACTTGCCAATCTTTTACTCGTCAGTGATGTCTGGCGCGTATCCGACAAATCGACAATGAATCTGTGGTGTGACTTTGTCGTAGCCAACTATCCTGATCGATTATTGGCGCCCAACTCATCCGATTCCCTCGTTCAAATGCCGTTCGGTTTTCGCTCTTGTACTCGACTTTTCGGCCGGTTGTTGGCCAATTTCGACCTTGGTTACGCCCAACGCTCTGACTCGCGCTTGAATGGCCCGCTGCAGTGGCTAATCGATAGTGTGGCTGgaaaccaagaagaagaatcccaAGAAATTAAAGAAGTACGTATATGAAAGAAATCCGTGGGGATCTTGATAgctaatttataaattttgttttttcatttcaatcaggCTTATTTTCTTGATTGGTTTCTGCTACGCATTCCTCCGCATCTGCATCGCTGCTTGAGAAAAGTACCGTTGTCAAAAATGAGTACTATTATCGACAGCCTGTTTGAAGAAACCAACGAGTTTTTTCTCGACTGGCAAAAGTGGCAAAATGAAGTGATTGCTGCTCTTGAACTGGTAAGCATTGCTTCCTTCGCTAGGGCGGACCTGGATAATGGCGACTTTTGGTGCGATTCCCCCGTCCGGATGCGTGATTGGAAACTGTTCACGGAAGCAGCGGCTCGCTTGTCGATGGCAGGGTTGGCTTCACCCGATGTCATCAGGACTCACGAAAGATTTATGCAGGCGATCTCATCCATTGAAGTACTTTTATTATCGCATTTTATTAAATGTGCCTGTTTTCTAAACGttcttaactttttttattttttaacttttcttaacttttttAGGCGAGTCCAGCTCTCACAAATTTACTGGATCGCGTGGAAGACATATCTCAACTCTGGCTGGGTTTGAGAATCACCAAACGGATCCTGCTCTTTGATCCCGAGTCGGAGATTAAATTGCTGGAATTGCAGGTTTCTGATAGGCTGTTTGGCAACTTGACGGAGTTGGTCATCACCTCAGTCATCCGACCAAGAGTCTCTAGTGGAAATCAAGCGAGAAGGATTGTCCGCCAGGCAGATTTGTACGCCTTGCTCAAGAGCACGTCAGCTTGTAGGTCTCCGGAAGAACTTGGCCAAATCCTTGGAGAATGCCCCACCACTCATTCCATCGTGCTGCTTGAAGAGAATGTCGCCGGAGCAGGTATCAATGGGCATTGTTCCAGTTGCGCTTATCCACTGACTACAGAAGAAGACGAGATCCAGGCCTTCCATTTAATGGCGCCAAGTAACGAAACAATCGAATCCCTCTTCCAGGATCATCAGAAATTCATGTTCTTCTTCGAACGTGTGGCCGAACTCTTTATTCAGCAGCACAAGAACAATCCGCGCAATATCCGAGACTTTTTGCAGCGCATTCTAAGCTCCGATTTCCGTATCCGCGTCTCTTGGCGATTTTTTACCGCCATCGTACGGACAATCTTGTCGACTCGATCCGGCGTTAGAATCATCGACGAGCTCCTGTTGTCAACCCGCTGCAATCGGCTGACTCGCCAACTCAACGCCAACGCTCACAGTTTATTGCTTGCGTTACTCGCTTGCGCCGACCAGGATGTTGAAAATGACCCGGAAGAGGAGGAAACAGCCCAAGATGTGCTTCAAGCCGCCATGACGGGCAACTGGACGGTTGGACGGATTCGACAACTAGCCCTCATCCGACAGCAACTCTCCAGGAGTGATGATGGAGTAGAGAATGTCATCGAAGAATGGGCTCGTTGGCGGAAAAGTCAGCCAGATCAAACCGTCGCCGACTCTCTGCTCTTCTTCATCCTGCGCTTCGCCTCCGCCGAGGGAGATGACACTCGGCTGTGCAACATGTTTCGCAATCAGAGAATAGTTGAACATCTTAACCGtcacaaaattattaaagacTACGTCAATTCCTTATCACCACTGTCGCTGGGTTTCCCTTTGGAATCTGCGGCCGTTACAGTCAACCCTTTTCAAGAGCGCCTTTTGAATGGTGAGATCTTTGGTA
The sequence above is drawn from the Daphnia pulicaria isolate SC F1-1A chromosome 1, SC_F0-13Bv2, whole genome shotgun sequence genome and encodes:
- the LOC124323060 gene encoding uncharacterized protein LOC124323060 gives rise to the protein MAANLAMNVNCLPATSPLGLIVSNIQDSSKPLSIHIARHLMILNRSLIGLQLLNRHVKSKLDKGANWNVLFGSCFPGDLQVTAVTRKLRQVEQAIRAGGVLILCHADQLFESLYMVLNQQYWAQGEVTMTQIALGPSIRAIALPSGPFRIIALQDTDVALNRELMSPAILSRFEKHELRPSHLLDNTGKTWLNAIESHSIWLAVPEVIKRQKLIYGYHEESLASLALHLQDGGIKMDFKKVDKEGPNFANTIWMRAADPMAMIKLERNSSCHCPSLKDFCLYYRNNFVLESIDDALRNVRSNRMVIMTKTLRHLEITLVDSFTIRLFDVQSELEFIRLLDSIDDEDLADPDFCLIVQYDAVTGPIEQFQLAKFEVDQRFEKTKCRVAFVVHVDPRPINMHWVFSFGDGWDYCFVDEVLHSGLANQHQIPLRELIRSPGDQMLSKFIENLPNESFKSLLLEMLGPVLQTSLASLRSFLGQFYSGMRTALGLPGNELLLELLKECLIAQVKESRITWNVVEAFIDSNFDSSSSLTQSLWGVFKHKISNPLANLLLVSDVWRVSDKSTMNLWCDFVVANYPDRLLAPNSSDSLVQMPFGFRSCTRLFGRLLANFDLGYAQRSDSRLNGPLQWLIDSVAGNQEEESQEIKEAYFLDWFLLRIPPHLHRCLRKVPLSKMSTIIDSLFEETNEFFLDWQKWQNEVIAALELVSIASFARADLDNGDFWCDSPVRMRDWKLFTEAAARLSMAGLASPDVIRTHERFMQAISSIEASPALTNLLDRVEDISQLWLGLRITKRILLFDPESEIKLLELQVSDRLFGNLTELVITSVIRPRVSSGNQARRIVRQADLYALLKSTSACRSPEELGQILGECPTTHSIVLLEENVAGAGINGHCSSCAYPLTTEEDEIQAFHLMAPSNETIESLFQDHQKFMFFFERVAELFIQQHKNNPRNIRDFLQRILSSDFRIRVSWRFFTAIVRTILSTRSGVRIIDELLLSTRCNRLTRQLNANAHSLLLALLACADQDVENDPEEEETAQDVLQAAMTGNWTVGRIRQLALIRQQLSRSDDGVENVIEEWARWRKSQPDQTVADSLLFFILRFASAEGDDTRLCNMFRNQRIVEHLNRHKIIKDYVNSLSPLSLGFPLESAAVTVNPFQERLLNGEIFGNGAFEHYRLLLNLQPNWAPFVARLAYHAFDIFEAKRINFLRVMTTNLIASAEFILPGIDNHPYLPSFNLEPTRWYFCSCGALNCIGDCGQPVTVSVCPNCSTALGHNHVLRHGVRHATPQDFLPPRGMHVTRTPSRTPTFAVRNCSPAVTRFAHLLNALALMVAALNPRTGPAQIATVLLTLPLAERQPVEDRRSLVRLLSNHVIIHLDLLCQLLVTARPQLNMTDKFRIGHLLLHKLFASTNPSFVANAANFTNGTQAREAFENGLAELLAQQVNLAEELDHIAGQSDEASKAFRQSLLHNETSHWAYARRIFADRQSVQLELARNGQLRRSFPFLDLLLDDENGMRKLNALQYLGEAMRFIALVRTVLLGEITLEEANRMTIAQGLEKITEIVLQKTILLDRGRPVASRDHVMHLFDGFKQLWDRFSQLENVEKKTFLDYFECQQVDVNIRPKTVLDPTAPLILILAGSELPETTFSCQLLSHAVEAASSIALTSFIQPLCQTGSGRVRLSCSSTAALADFDESLYAHVSTEEVDRFIRDHVIDHTTLPLAESFAMTAVLGSAGSTIAEDLSFETIPEFIFKEDVESGNFQAILERRSLPWQPSSIPPQLQELILADLEKNRSLAEARSILISAITHLHSNTEPLIISKVRKYYISDVLDELLRAEVLTERHMSNATLGVLNRHLRLEVRHAFGLLKAIMARMKGDDIFGGRIPEGWTTMMPEHLAQLSSQKLRADTQSGDGVLETLLQMVNIVSASQPVPIDLTPDNSLLYAIRQIEGPEWDGIPAELKMEHLGHVLLIAESLDNK
- the LOC124323044 gene encoding uncharacterized protein LOC124323044, which produces MQESPLTATVFIAAPLVKNHALKIIGQDKHLGEWEKPQGEFEIILQISTDIFIFKGTVPIPALPGSKFKFVHVNINDQNKEYEGRGPCDNREEELLPDSWNFFVFKRKRESIVGMWHWLSPTTLCPTTFLHKSETKRRIASDFCGILFNHTVSNVLPDWDSAFEFLSDGIQKIRKEVGSDSSDGFRAFLTLRLQNPELQVNLNHMFLLTAGACRMDVFPEKMKKVLEARSKEFSIYLHNFRNLKRKRQDLIAILEHIAINAGRNFWWILFRINRHFEVLRNTKNQEVTVAILKTLQDIPQVLLKNQESTTRIVEYLIRWKDIDDLYADLRPVFEYEQSVKYQQFLDTLLLTNLLLHKTTVEDFFKILNSKLLENIFQRIFIATVPRSANLSANVETVPTMPSSITVDEPTDSNHPQSNDVALLFNETMRKIFNQKPMDVSRLANSTPDYLLPFVVPIVETKLKTLSSFSWEDYRYFAQQEDINFVNFPQSKQGIDAMVSKMTVDLVKSGSFQDVASLKLVLLGLTEIEGSIPFLKRPKIVDLREVMSSLPLKFFQNLHSVVKKHGTTVDKTLKPYRNGSTRSVVVQLENHFDQLDEILKKIQSRKVPLIELASLNDPQVQDCLKNLGLTECKQVKFRQEVEELRQRHCLYAFLYSRYSRSDVITQNPEDSHEDDDANVSHLKTTQLFDSKEWEAYLNDIDSEMSNLTLEEALSLPVPLSTISAQWLFGLKDCALFTEKVWLPNVKSQVIYPLCKEDLKVFVRECAAKWKELASTVARGTVSFKQMDEISKLQPDPNVLSQSHLTPQPVKGVAKAYKDFRNLQDLRHLIGPFVTALRFFSIKEKGPIDSLYDFVCKNLLRNWDSTTLVQIAETGILRLVNEELNIDLERPETRNAMQFVGSLTTKKENRSPLIEWLREKDEKDMEAMGKILQGTLLEAYGQLQTLRTRIAPFLHNEFNTYQELLLEVRNSEERFAQRLSGRVQPIDCNWLTEILPEIQAAIRASIISPSEDAKEKLIKLRQVAINPQNESYSIEIRLEQTGSLSMEELKQAFQLLDMTLMDDDVDSQFLASRIRRNVGLIEKLAEVFGHLFVSGCIRYTFSDRIVIELDDLENEIQLMREQLESWTHHWKEVEGLPLLALFSRDYLLQLADLIGRNKVEDVLSILRILLPSPSLKMETLVVQLVQRSPRIDDDEDWLSTAKLFQILRDMHQLIEVVFRERSPEFVLPPFLVSYGRTLQLHFIDKAVVILNVSRELLVGTALAAYISLTRQPIEPSRILFVTTNTGKIEVERFMKLWSVANVAQDFFVIVHMERLSAAAANAVREGVDRVLPENQCKLLLLAQHHHRVQSTKALGARLGLVSDRLIEINFTADHLRQCFSILLPNAVNLHFFTSKFPGCGKSQQAMRKASDLMSLPDYYRICVRTGSVEELLASLKKIENLSSQSRKRAVFLHLDVAHSVSLEFNDILLSLLIHGALYDPKKAKLGYWTISPQTTIALEFASPYGPDEFPVISYLGEHHVCECSKSFFTYDLPVMPRILGQQITVNRSNALVAAGKFLQLKEAGLEGLRVWDDLSSLPETITVDPLPAEVTFDLLAAAFQHSENRNAPTFSALNAMASFLYRHISAMMKCVWFNSSAVHLFEREDLAQLFKLNVFNMLQKVANDSIARCWSIVDQGRKMAEMDWINRQRAMILLGVDEDGLFTGMNIVGRDAVALKSMFHASLLPILELQCLRFQELHGFRNLIETTHGAEVILNAMRSLLLLDGTASSAVKVTQLDSHPKNTPASLRLSQLTKQEQGYVLTGDNITKMMFALYRIRCGLPVVAFGEAGVGKSALFRFLIQTLLGHTFEVCNVNSGTTIQDVTEIIESAMRNAMKPGAQIFLFFDEMNTADPPVIAFFKELMLDRHYRGTILPENVHLMGAANPYRHLHEVDKEAAVGLAFRFAQPTQNDDGSNTGTDVRSLVYRVNELPLAFYDHIYDFGHLCNEAENTYIDEICQHGLPKSKFHVDCVKWFSDLIKKSHRVARALSVDPDSAVSLRDAARAVQLFRWFCQAPAAQKMSKNDARKAADLTIYLVYAFRFHQRKIFLENVFGKNQSATKNMTEVSRIIAEMLYEQAHGASIGSGAIALNDALCENLFALYVCVLNGIFLIIVGRPGSSKSLSVEILKLVLSPGNHTLRHSLGDLPAITELYFQCSPMSTSSGFKALFESAQRLGVDPKTMLAMVVLDELGLADISPEKPIKVLHAELERQSVLTSGEKQQSPFSVVALSNWVVDAAQVNRGILILRTPANKKDLLESANQLADSLIAKYAKDSDRMRIRQTLIESLESVVSTYQELDRREDIGGGHFFSMRDFFFCVKNFVCSVFETVSRLGDVGDVRISRHLLIQSAIRNFGGHE